Proteins from one Chitinophaga oryzae genomic window:
- a CDS encoding DUF2911 domain-containing protein, producing the protein MYKKAIIFAFVLGLFAANAGAQDKKLPPLDASPMDMVYYPPMYPYVVKVKGEPGALVARVIYSRPQTKGREIFGNLEEYGKIWRLGANEATEIEFFRPVVIAGKNVPKGRYTLYAIPTEKTWTVILNKETDIWGAFKYDQRKDVVRTALPVTPLDNPLDAFTMVFEKGDPGANLVIAWDKVSVSLPIRWTDGGTKSGAKGSAKK; encoded by the coding sequence ATGTATAAAAAAGCCATCATTTTCGCCTTTGTACTGGGTCTATTCGCCGCCAACGCAGGAGCTCAGGATAAAAAATTGCCACCACTCGATGCCAGCCCTATGGACATGGTTTATTACCCGCCGATGTACCCATATGTGGTAAAAGTAAAAGGAGAACCCGGCGCGCTGGTAGCCAGGGTTATTTACAGCCGCCCGCAGACAAAAGGAAGAGAGATTTTTGGCAACCTGGAAGAATATGGTAAAATATGGCGGTTGGGCGCCAATGAAGCCACGGAAATAGAATTTTTCCGGCCGGTGGTCATCGCAGGAAAAAATGTTCCGAAAGGACGTTACACCCTGTATGCCATCCCTACCGAAAAAACCTGGACTGTTATCCTGAACAAGGAAACAGATATATGGGGCGCTTTCAAATATGACCAGCGCAAAGACGTGGTGAGAACAGCCCTCCCGGTAACCCCGCTGGACAACCCGCTGGACGCTTTCACCATGGTGTTTGAAAAAGGCGACCCCGGCGCCAACCTCGTCATCGCCTGGGACAAGGTAAGCGTAAGCCTGCCTATCCGGTGGACGGACGGCGGCACTAAAAGCGGCGCTAAAGGCAGTGCAAAAAAATAA
- a CDS encoding acyl carrier protein phosphodiesterase codes for MSGQKHQKGFIMNYLAHAFLSFNRPALITGNLIADYVKGRQQLALYSPDVQQGIRLHRAIDTFTDQHPVTSRAKSFFRPACGLYSGVFTDLVYDHFLATDSSRFSEDTLYDFAAGVYHVINHQQETLPERFLEMFKYMQQFNWLYNYRGNEGMERAFRGISSRAKGLESSPAIIFAVFTEHYEALKSCYEAFFPELQTYVENLLQNENR; via the coding sequence TTGTCTGGTCAAAAACATCAGAAAGGCTTTATTATGAACTACCTGGCACACGCTTTCCTCTCTTTTAACCGGCCGGCGCTCATCACCGGCAATCTGATTGCGGATTATGTAAAAGGCCGGCAGCAGCTGGCGCTCTACAGTCCGGATGTGCAACAAGGCATCCGGCTGCACCGGGCGATCGACACTTTTACCGACCAGCATCCTGTCACCTCCCGGGCCAAGTCATTTTTCCGTCCTGCCTGCGGCCTTTACAGCGGCGTATTCACAGACCTGGTATATGACCACTTTCTGGCTACAGACAGTTCCCGCTTTTCTGAAGACACCCTGTACGACTTTGCCGCCGGGGTATATCATGTTATTAATCATCAACAGGAAACATTGCCGGAGAGATTCCTGGAGATGTTTAAGTACATGCAGCAGTTCAACTGGTTATACAATTACCGTGGTAATGAAGGCATGGAGCGGGCTTTCCGGGGCATCAGTTCGCGGGCTAAGGGACTGGAAAGCAGTCCTGCTATCATTTTTGCTGTTTTCACTGAACATTATGAAGCGTTGAAAAGCTGTTACGAGGCCTTTTTCCCTGAACTTCAGACATATGTGGAAAATTTGTTACAAAACGAAAACCGCTAA
- a CDS encoding deoxyhypusine synthase family protein, which produces MNKGPISQFIQHHYRHFNAAALVDAAKGYETHLLEGGKMMVTLAGAMSTAELGISFAEMIRQGKVDIISCTGANLEEDIMNLVAHTHYKRVPNYRDLSPQEEWDLLEQGFNRVTDTCIPEEEAFRRIQKHIHKIWKDAEDKGERYFPHEYMYKLLLSGVMKEHYEIDPKNSWMLAAAEKNIPIIVPGWEDSTMGNIFASYCIKGELKASTMKSGIEYMIFLSDWYRKNSGGKGVGFFQIGGGIAGDFPICVVPMMYQDLEWTDVPFWSYFCQISDSTTSYGSYSGAVPNEKITWGKLDIHTPKFIVESDATIVAPLIFSYVLGW; this is translated from the coding sequence ATGAATAAGGGACCCATTTCTCAATTTATCCAGCACCATTACCGCCACTTTAATGCTGCTGCATTGGTGGATGCTGCCAAAGGATATGAAACACATTTACTGGAAGGCGGTAAAATGATGGTAACATTGGCTGGTGCCATGAGTACGGCCGAGCTGGGCATTTCTTTCGCTGAAATGATCCGTCAGGGTAAAGTGGACATCATCTCCTGTACCGGCGCTAACCTGGAAGAGGATATTATGAACCTGGTAGCGCACACTCACTACAAAAGGGTGCCTAACTACCGCGACCTGAGCCCGCAGGAAGAATGGGACCTGCTGGAACAAGGCTTTAACCGTGTAACTGATACCTGTATCCCCGAAGAGGAAGCGTTCCGCCGCATTCAGAAACACATCCACAAAATCTGGAAAGACGCAGAAGATAAAGGGGAACGTTATTTCCCGCATGAGTACATGTACAAACTGCTGCTCAGCGGAGTGATGAAAGAGCACTACGAAATCGATCCGAAAAACAGCTGGATGCTGGCTGCTGCTGAAAAAAATATTCCTATCATCGTTCCGGGATGGGAAGACAGCACCATGGGTAACATCTTCGCTTCATACTGCATCAAAGGTGAGCTGAAAGCTTCTACCATGAAAAGCGGTATCGAGTACATGATCTTCCTGTCTGACTGGTACCGTAAAAACTCCGGTGGTAAAGGCGTTGGCTTCTTCCAGATCGGTGGCGGTATCGCCGGTGACTTCCCGATCTGCGTAGTACCGATGATGTACCAGGACCTGGAATGGACAGATGTTCCTTTCTGGAGCTATTTCTGCCAGATCTCTGACTCTACCACCTCCTACGGTTCCTACTCCGGCGCTGTTCCCAACGAGAAAATCACCTGGGGCAAGCTGGACATACATACGCCTAAGTTCATCGTGGAATCAGATGCTACCATCGTAGCGCCGCTGATCTTCTCCTACGTACTGGGCTGGTAA
- the hemW gene encoding radical SAM family heme chaperone HemW yields the protein MAGIYLHIPFCKQACYYCNFHFSTSLARKADMVQCLLRETDLQRGYLGGERVDTIYFGGGTPSLLDTAELRLLLSRVYSTFDVAPDAEITLEANPDDLDNDKLLSLREVGINRLSIGIQSFHEADLRWMNRAHNSRQALDCIVQAQQLGFRNITIDLIYGGPTLSDEGWRQNVEQAIALGVPHLSCYALTVEPGTALDHFIRKKKMAATDPDKAARHFELLMQWLEAAGYEHYEISNFALPGWHSRHNSSYWQGRSYLGIGPSAHSFNGHSRQWNVANNATYIKRITAGEIPAETESLTTGMQINEYIMTSLRTSAGCNLEWVAEKFGADQSMRLQRESRQFIDKGWMVAQGETLRLTRAGRLFADGIAAELFTSQG from the coding sequence ATGGCCGGAATTTATTTACATATCCCCTTTTGTAAGCAGGCTTGCTATTACTGCAACTTCCATTTCTCCACTTCCCTGGCCCGCAAAGCGGACATGGTACAATGCCTGTTGCGGGAAACAGACCTGCAACGCGGCTACCTCGGCGGTGAGCGGGTGGACACCATCTACTTCGGAGGCGGCACGCCCAGCCTGCTGGACACCGCGGAGCTGCGGCTGCTGCTGTCCCGCGTGTACAGCACCTTCGACGTGGCGCCCGACGCGGAAATTACGCTGGAAGCCAACCCGGACGACCTGGACAACGATAAGCTGCTTTCACTCCGCGAAGTCGGTATCAACCGGCTCAGTATCGGGATACAGTCCTTCCACGAAGCAGACCTGCGATGGATGAACCGCGCCCACAACAGCCGGCAGGCGCTGGACTGTATCGTGCAGGCACAGCAGCTGGGATTCCGCAACATCACGATAGACCTGATCTATGGCGGGCCTACCCTCAGCGACGAAGGATGGCGGCAGAATGTGGAGCAGGCCATCGCGCTGGGCGTTCCGCACCTGTCGTGCTACGCCCTCACCGTAGAACCCGGTACGGCGCTGGACCACTTCATCCGTAAGAAAAAAATGGCCGCCACCGACCCGGACAAAGCGGCCCGGCATTTTGAGCTGCTGATGCAATGGCTGGAAGCTGCCGGCTACGAACACTACGAGATTTCCAACTTCGCATTGCCCGGCTGGCATTCACGGCATAACAGCAGCTACTGGCAGGGCAGGTCCTACCTGGGCATCGGCCCGTCGGCCCACTCGTTCAACGGCCATTCCCGCCAGTGGAACGTAGCCAACAACGCTACCTATATCAAGCGCATCACTGCCGGCGAAATACCGGCCGAAACTGAAAGCCTGACAACCGGGATGCAGATCAACGAATACATCATGACCTCCCTGCGCACCTCCGCCGGCTGCAACCTGGAATGGGTCGCCGAAAAATTCGGGGCGGACCAAAGTATGCGCCTGCAGCGGGAAAGCCGACAATTTATCGATAAAGGATGGATGGTAGCCCAGGGGGAAACACTGCGGCTCACCAGGGCAGGACGCCTTTTCGCAGACGGCATTGCAGCGGAGTTGTTCACCTCCCAGGGCTGA
- a CDS encoding DUF4271 domain-containing protein, giving the protein MAQTADSTAVPAPVKKKPAAARGASDTLRPKPRPAASAVRKDSTRAIRKDTVRTATLPATAAVPADTGALKKDSAALAAAPRPRPASDYDLYMKKLAQENAFLKPGRPSFKDTNPLRPYRNMDWLVYLVGGVLLLLSIIRLSYSKYFVDLFRAFFNPTLSQRQLKDQLSQAPFPNMLLNTFFALSLGVYLYLVLYRQQVFPQAEPWLLIPGLVVLVAAVYGIKYVMLRFCGWLFGNSELADAYIFILYLINKILGVLLVPFLVVLAFCDVEIARTFLYISIFFIVLLVVYRYIRSYSLVRQYLSFSKLHFFLYLCAFEVAPVLILTKVLLNIWLTGNP; this is encoded by the coding sequence ATGGCACAAACAGCAGACAGTACTGCCGTGCCTGCCCCTGTAAAAAAGAAACCCGCGGCTGCCCGGGGGGCGTCTGATACGCTTCGTCCGAAGCCCAGGCCGGCTGCCTCTGCCGTAAGAAAAGACTCAACGCGCGCTATCCGGAAAGATACCGTCAGGACTGCTACGCTGCCGGCTACGGCGGCAGTGCCGGCAGATACCGGTGCGCTCAAAAAGGACAGTGCGGCGCTGGCGGCTGCTCCCAGGCCCAGACCGGCGTCTGACTATGACCTGTACATGAAGAAGCTGGCGCAGGAGAATGCATTCCTGAAGCCGGGCAGACCTTCCTTTAAGGATACCAACCCCCTGCGGCCCTACCGGAATATGGACTGGCTGGTGTATCTCGTGGGAGGCGTGTTGTTGTTGCTGAGTATTATCCGGTTGTCCTATAGCAAGTATTTCGTGGACCTCTTCAGGGCCTTTTTTAATCCCACGCTGAGCCAGCGGCAGCTGAAGGACCAACTGTCACAGGCGCCTTTTCCGAATATGCTGCTCAATACCTTTTTTGCCCTTTCGCTGGGGGTATACCTGTACCTGGTATTGTACCGGCAACAGGTGTTTCCGCAAGCGGAGCCCTGGTTGCTGATACCCGGGCTGGTGGTGCTGGTGGCGGCCGTTTATGGTATCAAGTACGTGATGCTGCGTTTCTGTGGATGGCTGTTTGGCAACAGCGAGCTGGCCGATGCTTACATCTTCATTTTATACCTGATCAACAAAATTCTGGGGGTGTTGCTGGTGCCGTTTCTCGTGGTGCTGGCCTTCTGTGACGTGGAAATAGCCCGTACTTTCCTCTATATATCGATATTTTTTATAGTATTATTGGTTGTTTATCGATATATTAGATCTTATTCTTTGGTTAGGCAGTACCTATCCTTCAGTAAATTGCATTTTTTTCTTTACCTTTGCGCATTCGAAGTAGCGCCGGTGCTAATATTAACTAAGGTGCTGCTGAATATCTGGTTAACTGGTAATCCTTGA
- a CDS encoding uroporphyrinogen-III synthase, whose protein sequence is MIKGGPKKDLQGKQIQSILISQPKPETEKSPYFDLAKKFNVKLDFYPFIRVEGLPAKEFRKQKIDILAFTAVIFTSRNAVDHFFRICEEMKIKVSQDCKYFCITEAVALYLQKFILYRKRKVFYGADGSTKGVLEVMNKHRDNEKFLFPSSDSQKKDIEEWLKTNKCEYATATLYKTVSNDVKEILAKTTYDMIVFFSPSGVKSLFENVPAFEQNGTRIGAFGPTTSAAVEEAGLRLDVKAPAPQAPSMAAALDQYLAGLNKK, encoded by the coding sequence ATGATTAAAGGCGGGCCAAAAAAAGATTTGCAAGGTAAACAAATTCAGTCAATTCTAATTTCTCAACCTAAGCCTGAAACAGAAAAGTCTCCCTATTTTGATCTGGCAAAAAAGTTCAATGTAAAACTGGACTTTTACCCGTTCATCAGGGTGGAAGGCTTACCCGCTAAGGAGTTTCGGAAGCAGAAAATTGACATCCTGGCTTTTACGGCAGTGATTTTTACAAGTCGTAATGCGGTGGACCACTTCTTCCGGATCTGTGAAGAGATGAAGATTAAAGTATCGCAGGATTGCAAGTACTTTTGTATTACGGAAGCAGTTGCGTTATACCTGCAGAAGTTTATCCTCTATCGCAAGCGGAAGGTGTTTTACGGAGCTGACGGTTCTACCAAAGGTGTACTGGAAGTGATGAACAAACACCGGGACAATGAGAAATTCCTCTTCCCCAGCTCGGACAGTCAGAAAAAGGACATTGAGGAATGGTTGAAAACGAACAAATGTGAGTATGCCACAGCCACCCTTTATAAAACCGTTTCCAACGATGTAAAGGAGATCCTGGCGAAGACTACCTACGACATGATCGTGTTCTTCAGTCCTTCCGGCGTGAAGTCTTTATTTGAGAACGTGCCGGCCTTCGAGCAAAACGGTACGCGTATCGGGGCTTTCGGGCCTACTACTTCAGCGGCGGTCGAAGAAGCGGGATTAAGACTGGATGTGAAAGCGCCGGCTCCGCAAGCGCCTTCTATGGCAGCTGCACTGGACCAGTACCTCGCAGGTCTCAACAAAAAGTAA
- a CDS encoding thioredoxin domain-containing protein, whose translation MNKLAGETSPYLLQHAHNPVEWYPWGEEALERARKEDKPILVSIGYAACHWCHVMERESFEDAATAAIMNEHFINIKIDREERPDLDHIYMDAVQAMTGAGGWPLNVFLTPDKKPFYGGTYFPPVKAYNRPSWKDVLLSLADAFASKREDIETQADNLTQHIDQSSQFGLDAGVNFNIPREELFTRQQCDTICENMLRQADTTWGGFGRAPKFPQTFTIGYLLRYHHAFKHPEALQQALLSLDKMLQGGLYDQLGGGFARYSTDEKWLAPHFEKMLYDNALLIDVLCDAWQLTRGEAYAQTIKDTLAFITREMTSPEGGFYAALDADSEGVEGKFYTWSKAEIHHVLGEQAGPFCEFYDVTAQGNWEEQNILWIQQPLEQFAAEKGYDPAVLGAMLKGCREKLLAVRGTRIRPGLDDKILLGWNALMVHACCRAFATLGDEAYRQMAVRNMDFLLSHFRQNDGTQAFYHTWKNGQAKYPAFLDDYACLIRALIALQEITGDTRYLYQAHDITAFVNDHFGDGGHLFYYTIDGQDDVIVRKKEVYDGAVPSGNALMAQNLWYLSVVFDNKDWGNKAVAALSGIAQTVTRYPTSFGVWASQLLQFVKGTPEIAVVGEDFRERMQEAGNWFIPFRILLGSGKNQPEIPLLQDRYRENETLVYLCKDYHCIKPVFYIQEIINLIE comes from the coding sequence ATGAATAAACTTGCGGGCGAAACCAGTCCTTATTTACTGCAGCACGCGCATAACCCGGTGGAGTGGTATCCCTGGGGAGAAGAGGCACTGGAGCGGGCCAGAAAGGAAGACAAGCCTATTCTGGTGAGTATCGGATACGCCGCTTGTCACTGGTGTCATGTGATGGAGCGGGAAAGCTTTGAAGATGCAGCTACTGCTGCCATCATGAATGAGCATTTCATCAACATCAAGATAGACCGGGAGGAACGGCCGGACCTGGACCACATTTATATGGATGCGGTGCAGGCGATGACCGGCGCCGGCGGATGGCCGCTGAACGTATTCCTGACACCGGATAAAAAACCGTTCTACGGCGGCACCTATTTCCCGCCGGTAAAGGCTTACAACCGGCCTTCGTGGAAGGATGTGCTGCTGTCGCTGGCGGATGCTTTCGCCAGTAAACGGGAAGACATAGAAACACAGGCTGATAACCTGACACAGCATATCGACCAGTCGAGCCAGTTCGGACTGGACGCCGGTGTCAACTTTAATATTCCGCGGGAAGAATTGTTTACCCGCCAGCAGTGTGACACCATCTGTGAAAATATGCTCCGGCAGGCGGATACTACCTGGGGTGGGTTTGGCCGCGCCCCCAAGTTCCCGCAAACCTTCACGATCGGGTATTTGCTGCGATACCATCATGCGTTTAAACATCCGGAAGCGTTGCAGCAGGCGTTGCTGTCGCTTGATAAAATGTTGCAGGGCGGCCTGTACGATCAGCTGGGTGGCGGTTTTGCCCGTTACTCGACTGACGAGAAGTGGCTGGCCCCTCATTTTGAGAAGATGTTGTATGACAATGCTTTGCTGATAGATGTGTTGTGTGATGCCTGGCAACTGACCCGCGGGGAGGCATACGCACAGACCATAAAGGATACCCTGGCTTTTATTACCCGGGAGATGACCTCGCCGGAGGGTGGTTTTTATGCCGCGCTGGATGCAGACTCTGAAGGCGTGGAAGGTAAGTTCTATACCTGGAGCAAAGCCGAAATACATCATGTACTGGGTGAACAGGCAGGCCCTTTCTGTGAGTTCTATGATGTAACAGCGCAGGGCAACTGGGAAGAGCAGAATATATTATGGATACAGCAGCCGCTGGAGCAGTTTGCCGCGGAAAAAGGGTATGATCCGGCGGTACTGGGCGCCATGCTGAAGGGCTGTCGCGAAAAGTTGCTGGCGGTGAGGGGCACCCGGATACGCCCGGGATTGGACGACAAGATCCTGCTGGGCTGGAATGCCCTGATGGTGCATGCCTGCTGCCGGGCTTTCGCCACACTGGGAGATGAAGCTTACCGGCAGATGGCGGTGCGGAATATGGATTTCCTCCTCTCCCATTTCCGGCAAAACGACGGTACCCAGGCGTTTTATCATACCTGGAAAAACGGGCAGGCCAAGTACCCTGCTTTCCTGGACGATTATGCATGCCTGATACGGGCGCTGATTGCCCTGCAGGAAATTACCGGGGATACCCGGTACCTGTACCAGGCGCACGATATCACGGCTTTTGTCAATGATCATTTCGGTGACGGCGGTCATCTTTTCTATTATACTATCGACGGACAGGATGATGTGATTGTGCGGAAGAAAGAGGTGTACGACGGCGCAGTGCCCAGCGGTAACGCGCTGATGGCGCAGAACCTTTGGTATCTTTCCGTTGTTTTTGATAACAAAGACTGGGGAAACAAGGCCGTGGCCGCGTTATCCGGCATCGCCCAGACGGTGACCCGGTATCCGACTTCCTTCGGCGTGTGGGCGAGCCAGTTATTACAATTTGTAAAAGGTACCCCCGAAATAGCGGTTGTCGGAGAGGATTTCCGCGAACGGATGCAGGAGGCGGGCAACTGGTTTATCCCTTTCCGGATTTTACTCGGCTCCGGAAAAAATCAGCCGGAAATTCCGCTTTTGCAGGACAGATACCGGGAAAATGAAACATTAGTTTATTTATGCAAGGATTACCATTGTATTAAGCCGGTGTTTTATATACAAGAAATTATTAATTTAATAGAATAA
- the porK gene encoding type IX secretion system lipoprotein PorK/GldK, translated as MKATLMKLNYLRGLLAILLVSLLASCGGSKGPKNAQGQLIGVSPRPKYTPPVPYGMVYVPAGTFHMGPSDEDVNYAYTARNKSISISGFYMDATEITNNEYRQFVQWVQDSIAHILLGHVKQDDGHDIIDWKQKINWKDKATVEKLDAMIYTEADRLYGRKDVDVGKLVYHQETFNWDKAKLRENFGKPRSTFIVKKDVPIYPDTLCWIRDFSYAYNEPMTRMYFWHPAFDNYPVVGVNWHQATAFCEWRSKFWEDYRNSKKLFTEDKFQLPSEAQWEYAARGGREQTPYPWGGYYIRNKKGCLLANFKPGRGNYPEDGGFYTVRADAYWPNDYGLYCMAGNVAEWTADIFYENAYSFTSDMNPYLRMDVPDDAPLKMKRKAIRGGSWKDVGYFLQTGTRTYEYQDSAKSYVGFRCTIALSRRAKHR; from the coding sequence ATGAAAGCTACCCTTATGAAGCTTAACTATTTAAGAGGTCTGTTGGCAATTCTGCTGGTTTCCCTGCTGGCCAGCTGTGGCGGTAGTAAAGGCCCCAAAAACGCACAAGGGCAACTGATCGGCGTGAGCCCCAGACCTAAGTACACCCCCCCTGTACCGTACGGAATGGTTTATGTTCCTGCGGGGACTTTTCACATGGGCCCCAGTGATGAGGACGTGAACTATGCCTACACTGCGCGTAACAAGTCGATCTCTATTTCCGGCTTCTATATGGATGCCACGGAAATTACGAACAATGAGTACCGCCAGTTCGTGCAATGGGTGCAGGACTCTATCGCCCACATCCTGTTAGGCCATGTTAAACAGGACGACGGACATGACATCATCGACTGGAAACAGAAGATCAACTGGAAAGACAAAGCGACAGTGGAAAAACTGGACGCAATGATATACACCGAGGCGGACCGCCTGTACGGCCGTAAGGACGTAGACGTTGGAAAGCTGGTTTATCACCAGGAAACATTCAACTGGGACAAGGCCAAGCTGAGGGAGAACTTCGGTAAGCCCCGTTCTACCTTCATCGTGAAGAAAGACGTGCCCATTTATCCGGACACACTGTGCTGGATCAGGGACTTCTCCTACGCGTATAACGAGCCGATGACCCGTATGTACTTCTGGCATCCGGCGTTCGATAACTATCCGGTAGTAGGCGTTAACTGGCACCAGGCCACCGCTTTCTGCGAATGGAGAAGTAAATTCTGGGAGGACTACCGCAACTCCAAGAAATTATTCACGGAAGATAAATTCCAGCTGCCTTCTGAAGCACAGTGGGAATATGCAGCTCGTGGCGGCAGAGAACAAACACCTTATCCATGGGGTGGTTACTACATCCGCAACAAAAAAGGCTGTCTGCTGGCCAACTTTAAACCGGGCCGCGGTAACTATCCGGAAGACGGCGGTTTCTACACCGTACGCGCCGACGCCTACTGGCCTAACGATTACGGCCTGTATTGCATGGCTGGTAACGTAGCAGAATGGACTGCCGACATCTTCTATGAAAACGCCTACTCATTCACCTCTGATATGAACCCTTATCTGAGAATGGACGTGCCGGACGACGCGCCGTTGAAGATGAAACGTAAAGCCATCAGGGGAGGTTCCTGGAAAGATGTGGGATACTTCCTGCAAACAGGTACCAGAACATATGAATATCAGGATAGCGCCAAATCATATGTAGGTTTCAGATGTACCATCGCATTGAGCAGAAGAGCAAAACACAGATAA
- the porL gene encoding type IX secretion system motor protein PorL/GldL: protein MAMNPNKAKWLNFFVCIAASVVIIGALFKLQHWRGADIALILGLSTEALIFFVYAFVPDSGASHAEGQVVAVAGSPAVAGLDKMLQEADITPANLQRLSENFQKLGTTVDKMRDISDVVAATGDYTQKTREAAAAIGNVANAYTTAASAVSSFNSASESTRSFHEQMQGMTKNLASLNAIYELELQDTNNHLKAMNNFYSNLQKASSAMSGSIDDAKKTQEQISMLAKNLSNLNTVYGNMLTAMSGNR from the coding sequence ATGGCTATGAATCCTAACAAAGCTAAATGGCTGAACTTTTTCGTATGTATTGCCGCTTCTGTTGTAATTATCGGAGCGTTATTTAAACTGCAACACTGGCGGGGAGCGGATATCGCTTTGATTTTAGGTCTGAGCACTGAAGCGCTCATCTTCTTTGTATATGCATTCGTTCCCGACTCCGGCGCCTCCCATGCTGAAGGCCAGGTAGTTGCCGTTGCCGGCAGCCCTGCTGTTGCCGGTCTCGACAAAATGTTACAGGAAGCAGACATCACGCCTGCCAATCTGCAACGCCTGAGCGAAAACTTCCAGAAACTGGGCACTACCGTTGATAAAATGAGAGATATCAGCGACGTGGTAGCTGCTACCGGTGACTACACCCAGAAAACAAGAGAAGCTGCCGCTGCTATCGGTAATGTGGCCAACGCCTACACTACTGCTGCTTCCGCAGTATCTTCCTTCAATAGCGCCTCTGAGTCTACCAGAAGCTTCCACGAACAGATGCAGGGCATGACCAAAAACCTGGCTTCCCTGAATGCTATCTACGAACTGGAGCTGCAGGACACCAACAACCACCTGAAAGCGATGAACAACTTCTACAGCAACCTGCAGAAAGCTTCTTCCGCTATGAGTGGCAGCATCGACGACGCTAAGAAAACACAAGAGCAGATCAGCATGCTGGCCAAAAACCTCAGCAACCTCAATACTGTTTATGGTAACATGTTAACTGCCATGAGCGGAAACAGATAA